The proteins below are encoded in one region of Amycolatopsis magusensis:
- a CDS encoding type I polyketide synthase translates to MLRTELIRPLPELLAAHAERLPAKVAFRDHRRAVTYAELHRRTGRLAGHLAGLRLQPGDRALIYLGNSVEVIESYLSIARASGVGVPFNPHSAAAELEHVVDDSGASVIITDPGHLAQVLALLAGRPYLRVVVTGDEPLPEHGSVVSYRNLMNTPPGLPARDDQELDDVAWMLYTSGTTGKPKGVLSTQRNCLWSVAACYAPVIGLSEEDLVLWPLPLHHSLAHIFTVLGVTAVGATAHLMDGFAAEDVLRTLGEDDYTFLAGVPALYHYLLEAAKDIEVRASSLRACMTGGTVCPAALRHDFERVFGVPLLDCYGSTEACGSFVVNSITGTRVDGSCGLPIPGLAVRLVDPDTGLDVAPGDEGELWVRGPNVMVGYHNQPEATAEAMVNGWYRTGDLARSDEAGYLTITGRIKELIIRNGENIHPGEVEEVLRTVPGVADVAVVGRPHDVLGEVPIAFVVPGPGLDPERLFDACREQLSNFKVPEELYEIDEVPRTPSGKITRHVLLDRPARLRAASGGRHESLLRTDWVPLPSVRTSTEPLPTEWAVLGTDHFGLSEGLVAAGMSVDTHADAAALHVAASLGEPVPEVAVLCCPSGRTGTDAAHEAMRELSDLLWSWAHDDWLAGCKLVVVTRGALATGAGEDVGDLVHASLWGLLRSVQAEYPNRFVLVDLDEHFPPVLPFAVGSDEPQLAIRSGIAFRPRLMRVTATTDAEPMNLDPKRTVVVTGATGPMGVALTRHLVAAHGARNLLLLNPANADLEAELVKLGARVTTATCDIGDREALAEVLGGLKRPITAVLHCDGEVERPAAPPGDRRLAFRSVVDGAVNLHELTKDTELAAFVLLGSVAGALGAAGRGEQAAANAFLTALAQARRARRLPAVCVALGTAAQAAELSTQECLAMFDAVTAMDLPHAVVMRVNEQTAARTVPALLRGLVDTAPKPDSASLKERVAAMAVEERETFLVDLIRAEVATIPGISGGERAGARDSRGATPVPPAKANKTFRELGFTSVSAVELRNRLAAATGLNLTATVAFDYPTPVALARHLRAVLLGEKPAPIVVDEPVTGPDEPIAIVGMACRYPGEVRSPEDLWRLVTEGAEVVSDFPADRGWDLDRLFGSESGASYCQQGGFLYDAPDFDAGFFGISPREALAMDPQQRLVLETSWEAIERVGIDPLSLRGSKTGMFAGVMYHDYGWGLAEPPEGSEAYWGIGNAGSVVSGRVAYALGLEGPAVTVDTACSSSLVAMHWAGQSLRDGECDLALAGGVAVMSTPQTFVEFSLQGGLAPDGRCKSFAEAADGTGWSEGVGFVVLERLSDAKRNGHQILAVLRGSAVNQDGASNGLTAPNGPSQQRVILQALANAGLKPSDVDAMEAHGTGTTLGDPIEAQALLATYGQDREEPLLLGSVKSNLGHTQAAAGVAGVIKMVQALRHGKLPKTLHVDRPSSYVDWSAGAVELVTEPRDWPVRDRPARAGVSSFGISGTNAHVIIEQAPPQPQVAEHTEVTPSVVPWLVSGRSPAALDAQAERLRAVDSDPLDIGFSTVVSRSAFEHRAVLLSSQNGLTEVARGEAGERSVAILFSGQGSQRIGMGRELYQRFPVFAAALDEVLEHLDVRDVMWGADEDALNQTGHTQPALFAIEVALFRLVESWGVKPDYLAGHSIGEVAAAHVAGVFSLEDACTLVNARARLMQALPGVDSASRSDSVEGGGGRRAGGAMVAIEATEDEVAPLLTEDVSIAAINGPSSLVISGNAQVTARIAAEFTGRGRKSRRLPVSHAFHSPLMNSMLDDFGAVVSGLSFTAPRVPVVSNLTGCVATGAELCSPDYWVRHVRGTVRFADGVRTLAEAGADVFLELGPDGVLSGMAADSAPDATLVPVLRKDRPEETAAVSALAKLHVSGVPVDWRAIFAGTGARRVDLPTYAFQRQRFWPELAAPAAAAGSDPVDAAFWSLVDDGDLDSVASALEVDPQTAATMVPALATWRNRRRAQSIVDSWRYRESWVKLPERSAKPGRPWLAVLDREDEWTTAVLAALGSDVVRVEVSDRKAMAAKFEDLAGQEFAGVVSLAGLSEAPPVGAVPAGLLYSVEVVQALGDAGIETPVWLVTRGAVAVANPGEVLRPEQGALWGLGRSAALELPRRWGGLIDLPEQFDERAAQRFTSALTSEEDQVAVRSGGAFGRRLVHAPATGARPEDWRLRGTVLITGGTGGLGGQVARWAVASGAEHVVLTSRRGPDAPGAAELRAELENQGARVTVAACDAADREALRALLDGLELNAVVHAAGVGVGDAPIGSVTAEQLDGMLRSKLAAAWNLHELTGELDAFVLFSSGAGSWGSGGQPGYAAGNAFLDALATHRRGQGLVATSIAWGSWADAGLGADNPEMAEHMRRIGVHPMEPRLALVAMQQALEDGETLLTVTNTDWQRFAPSFTATRPSPLLSDLPEVTVEPEPVEEPELWQRLADLPEADRGRVLLDLVRAEAAAVLGHARPQAIPADKVFREQGFDSVTAVEMRERLRVKSGISLPAALVFDYPTPRAVAAYLAENLVTERPRGSAASELDRFEAALWAEDADSGAIGERLEAILQRLRGSAPARPSEEDINSVPVDRLLDIIDGELSDLS, encoded by the coding sequence ATGTTGCGTACAGAGCTGATCCGGCCCCTGCCCGAACTGCTGGCCGCGCACGCTGAGCGACTGCCGGCCAAGGTCGCCTTCCGCGACCACCGGCGGGCGGTGACCTACGCGGAACTGCACCGGCGGACCGGGCGGCTGGCCGGGCACCTCGCGGGCCTGCGGCTGCAGCCGGGTGACCGGGCGCTGATCTACCTGGGCAACTCGGTCGAGGTGATCGAGAGCTACCTCTCCATCGCCAGGGCCAGCGGGGTCGGCGTGCCGTTCAACCCGCACTCGGCGGCCGCCGAACTCGAGCACGTGGTCGACGACAGCGGCGCCAGCGTGATCATCACCGACCCCGGGCACCTGGCGCAGGTGCTCGCGCTGCTGGCCGGGCGGCCGTACCTGCGCGTGGTGGTCACCGGCGACGAGCCGCTGCCCGAGCACGGTTCCGTGGTGTCCTACCGGAACCTGATGAACACCCCGCCGGGCCTGCCCGCGCGGGACGACCAGGAACTCGACGACGTCGCCTGGATGCTCTACACCTCCGGCACCACCGGCAAGCCGAAGGGCGTGCTGTCCACCCAGCGCAACTGCCTGTGGTCGGTGGCCGCCTGCTACGCGCCGGTCATCGGACTGTCCGAAGAGGACCTGGTGCTGTGGCCGCTGCCGCTGCACCACAGCCTCGCGCACATCTTCACCGTGCTCGGCGTGACCGCGGTCGGCGCGACCGCGCACCTGATGGACGGGTTCGCCGCCGAGGACGTGCTGCGCACCCTCGGCGAGGACGACTACACCTTCCTCGCCGGTGTTCCCGCGCTCTACCACTACCTTCTCGAAGCCGCGAAGGACATCGAAGTCCGCGCGAGCAGCCTGCGGGCCTGCATGACCGGCGGCACGGTCTGCCCGGCCGCCCTGCGTCACGACTTCGAGCGCGTGTTCGGCGTGCCGCTGCTCGACTGCTACGGCAGCACCGAGGCCTGCGGCTCCTTCGTGGTCAACAGCATCACCGGGACCAGGGTGGACGGTTCGTGCGGGCTGCCGATCCCCGGCCTGGCCGTGCGCCTGGTCGACCCGGACACCGGCCTGGACGTGGCGCCCGGCGACGAGGGCGAGCTGTGGGTCCGCGGCCCGAACGTCATGGTCGGCTACCACAACCAGCCGGAGGCGACCGCCGAGGCGATGGTCAACGGCTGGTACCGCACCGGCGACCTGGCCCGCAGCGACGAGGCCGGGTACCTGACGATCACCGGGCGGATCAAGGAACTCATCATCCGCAACGGCGAGAACATCCACCCCGGCGAGGTGGAGGAAGTGCTCCGGACCGTGCCGGGCGTGGCCGACGTCGCAGTGGTCGGGCGGCCGCACGACGTGCTCGGCGAGGTGCCGATTGCCTTCGTCGTCCCGGGTCCCGGCCTCGACCCCGAGCGCCTGTTCGACGCCTGCCGCGAGCAGCTGTCCAACTTCAAGGTGCCCGAAGAGCTGTACGAGATCGACGAGGTACCGCGGACGCCGTCGGGCAAGATCACCCGGCACGTGCTGCTCGACCGGCCCGCGCGGCTGCGTGCGGCCAGCGGCGGCAGGCACGAATCGCTCCTGCGCACGGACTGGGTGCCGTTGCCGTCGGTCCGCACCAGCACCGAGCCGCTGCCGACCGAGTGGGCCGTGCTCGGCACCGACCACTTCGGACTGAGCGAGGGCCTGGTGGCCGCGGGCATGTCGGTGGACACCCACGCCGACGCCGCCGCGCTGCACGTGGCCGCGTCGCTGGGCGAGCCGGTGCCGGAGGTCGCCGTGCTGTGCTGCCCCAGCGGCCGCACCGGCACCGATGCCGCGCACGAGGCGATGCGCGAGCTGTCCGATCTGCTGTGGTCGTGGGCCCACGACGACTGGCTCGCCGGGTGCAAGCTGGTCGTGGTGACCAGGGGAGCGCTGGCCACGGGTGCCGGTGAGGACGTCGGTGACCTGGTGCACGCCTCGCTGTGGGGGTTGCTGCGGTCCGTGCAGGCCGAGTATCCGAACCGGTTCGTGCTGGTCGACCTCGACGAGCACTTCCCGCCGGTGCTGCCGTTCGCGGTCGGCTCGGACGAGCCGCAGCTGGCCATCCGCAGCGGGATCGCGTTCCGCCCGCGCCTGATGCGCGTCACCGCGACCACCGACGCCGAGCCGATGAACCTCGATCCCAAGCGGACGGTCGTGGTCACCGGCGCCACCGGCCCGATGGGCGTGGCGCTCACCCGGCACCTGGTGGCCGCGCACGGCGCCAGGAACCTGCTGCTGCTCAACCCGGCGAACGCCGATCTCGAAGCGGAACTGGTCAAGCTCGGCGCCCGGGTCACCACCGCGACCTGCGACATCGGCGACCGCGAGGCACTGGCCGAGGTGCTCGGCGGGCTGAAGCGGCCGATCACCGCCGTGCTGCACTGCGACGGCGAGGTGGAGCGCCCGGCCGCGCCGCCGGGGGACCGGCGCCTGGCGTTCCGGTCCGTCGTGGACGGTGCGGTCAACCTGCACGAGCTGACCAAGGACACCGAGCTGGCCGCGTTCGTGCTGCTGGGCTCGGTCGCCGGTGCGCTCGGCGCCGCCGGACGCGGGGAGCAGGCCGCCGCCAACGCCTTCCTGACCGCGCTCGCGCAGGCCCGGCGCGCCCGCCGGTTGCCTGCGGTGTGCGTCGCGCTGGGCACCGCCGCGCAGGCCGCCGAACTGTCCACTCAGGAATGCCTGGCCATGTTCGACGCGGTCACCGCGATGGACCTGCCGCACGCCGTGGTGATGCGGGTCAACGAGCAGACCGCCGCGCGGACCGTGCCCGCGCTGCTGCGGGGCCTGGTCGACACCGCGCCCAAGCCGGATTCGGCGTCCCTCAAGGAGCGGGTCGCCGCGATGGCGGTCGAGGAGCGGGAGACCTTCCTGGTCGACCTGATCCGCGCCGAGGTGGCGACCATCCCCGGCATCTCGGGTGGCGAGCGGGCCGGAGCTCGTGATTCCCGGGGGGCGACCCCCGTACCCCCGGCAAAAGCCAATAAGACCTTCCGCGAACTGGGCTTCACCTCGGTCAGCGCGGTGGAACTGCGCAACCGCCTGGCCGCGGCGACCGGGCTGAACCTGACCGCCACGGTCGCCTTCGACTACCCGACGCCGGTGGCGCTGGCCCGGCACCTGCGGGCCGTGCTGCTCGGCGAGAAGCCCGCGCCGATCGTCGTGGACGAGCCGGTGACCGGCCCGGACGAGCCGATCGCCATCGTCGGCATGGCCTGCCGGTACCCCGGTGAGGTGCGCTCGCCGGAGGACCTCTGGCGGCTGGTCACCGAGGGCGCCGAGGTGGTCTCGGACTTCCCCGCCGACCGCGGCTGGGACCTGGACCGGCTGTTCGGTTCCGAGTCCGGCGCCAGCTACTGCCAGCAGGGCGGTTTCCTCTACGACGCCCCCGACTTCGACGCCGGGTTCTTCGGCATCTCGCCGCGTGAGGCGCTCGCGATGGACCCGCAGCAGCGGCTCGTGCTGGAGACCTCGTGGGAGGCGATCGAGCGGGTGGGGATCGACCCGCTCTCCTTGCGCGGCAGCAAGACCGGGATGTTCGCCGGCGTGATGTACCACGACTACGGCTGGGGACTGGCCGAGCCGCCGGAGGGTTCGGAGGCGTACTGGGGCATCGGCAACGCGGGCAGCGTGGTGTCGGGCCGGGTCGCCTACGCGCTCGGCCTCGAAGGCCCGGCGGTCACCGTGGACACGGCGTGTTCGTCGTCGCTGGTCGCGATGCACTGGGCCGGGCAGTCGCTGCGTGACGGCGAATGCGACCTGGCGCTGGCCGGTGGCGTCGCGGTGATGTCGACCCCGCAGACCTTCGTGGAGTTCTCCCTGCAGGGCGGGCTCGCACCGGACGGCCGCTGCAAGTCCTTCGCCGAGGCGGCGGACGGCACGGGCTGGTCCGAGGGCGTCGGTTTCGTGGTGCTGGAACGGTTGTCGGACGCCAAGCGCAACGGGCACCAGATCCTCGCGGTGCTGCGCGGCAGCGCGGTCAACCAGGACGGCGCGTCGAACGGGCTCACCGCGCCGAACGGGCCGTCGCAGCAGCGGGTGATCCTGCAGGCGCTGGCCAACGCCGGGCTGAAGCCGTCCGACGTGGACGCCATGGAGGCACACGGGACCGGCACCACGCTCGGGGACCCGATCGAGGCGCAGGCACTGCTCGCCACGTACGGGCAAGACCGCGAAGAGCCGCTCCTGCTGGGCTCGGTGAAGTCGAACCTCGGGCACACGCAGGCCGCGGCGGGCGTCGCCGGGGTGATCAAGATGGTGCAGGCGCTGCGGCACGGCAAGCTGCCCAAGACCCTGCACGTGGACCGGCCGTCCTCCTATGTGGACTGGTCGGCGGGCGCGGTCGAGCTGGTCACCGAGCCGCGGGACTGGCCGGTGCGGGACCGCCCGGCGCGGGCCGGGGTGTCCTCGTTCGGCATCAGCGGGACGAACGCACACGTGATCATCGAACAGGCACCTCCGCAGCCGCAGGTCGCCGAGCACACCGAGGTCACGCCGTCGGTGGTGCCGTGGCTGGTCTCGGGCCGGTCGCCGGCGGCGCTGGACGCGCAGGCCGAGCGGCTGCGGGCGGTCGACAGTGATCCGCTCGACATCGGTTTCTCCACGGTGGTCTCGCGGTCCGCCTTCGAACACCGTGCGGTGCTGCTGTCCAGCCAGAACGGGCTTACCGAGGTCGCGCGCGGTGAAGCGGGCGAGAGGTCGGTGGCGATCCTGTTCTCCGGGCAGGGTTCGCAGCGGATCGGCATGGGACGTGAGCTGTACCAGCGGTTCCCGGTGTTCGCGGCGGCGCTGGACGAGGTGCTGGAACACCTCGACGTGCGGGACGTGATGTGGGGAGCGGACGAGGACGCGCTGAACCAGACCGGGCACACCCAGCCCGCCTTGTTCGCCATCGAAGTGGCGCTGTTCCGGCTGGTCGAGTCGTGGGGTGTCAAGCCGGACTACCTCGCTGGGCACTCGATCGGCGAGGTCGCCGCCGCGCACGTGGCCGGGGTGTTCAGCCTGGAGGACGCTTGCACGCTGGTCAACGCGCGGGCTCGGCTGATGCAGGCCCTCCCTGGAGTTGACTCAGCGTCGCGCAGCGACTCCGTTGAGGGTGGTGGTGGGCGACGGGCGGGCGGCGCGATGGTGGCGATCGAGGCCACCGAGGACGAGGTCGCGCCCCTGCTCACCGAGGACGTGTCAATCGCGGCCATCAACGGGCCGAGCTCACTGGTGATCTCCGGAAACGCGCAGGTCACGGCTCGGATCGCGGCGGAGTTCACCGGGCGAGGGCGGAAATCTAGGCGTTTGCCGGTCAGCCATGCGTTCCACTCACCCTTGATGAACTCGATGCTGGATGACTTCGGGGCGGTGGTGTCGGGGCTGTCGTTCACCGCGCCGCGGGTGCCGGTGGTGTCGAACCTGACCGGGTGCGTCGCCACCGGGGCCGAACTGTGCTCGCCGGACTACTGGGTGCGGCACGTGCGCGGCACGGTGCGCTTCGCCGACGGCGTGCGGACGCTGGCCGAAGCGGGCGCCGACGTGTTCCTCGAGCTCGGCCCGGACGGCGTGCTGTCCGGGATGGCCGCCGACTCCGCGCCGGACGCGACGCTGGTGCCGGTCCTGCGCAAGGACCGCCCGGAGGAGACCGCGGCAGTGTCCGCGCTGGCGAAACTGCACGTCAGCGGCGTGCCGGTGGACTGGCGCGCGATCTTCGCCGGCACCGGCGCGCGGCGGGTGGACCTGCCGACCTACGCCTTCCAGCGGCAGCGGTTCTGGCCGGAACTCGCGGCCCCGGCCGCGGCGGCGGGCTCGGACCCGGTGGACGCCGCGTTCTGGAGCCTGGTCGACGACGGTGATCTGGACAGCGTCGCCTCCGCGCTCGAGGTCGACCCCCAGACGGCCGCCACCATGGTGCCCGCGCTGGCGACCTGGCGGAACCGGCGGCGCGCCCAGTCCATTGTGGACTCCTGGCGCTACCGCGAATCGTGGGTGAAGCTGCCCGAACGCTCCGCCAAGCCCGGCCGTCCGTGGCTGGCCGTGCTGGACCGCGAGGACGAGTGGACCACCGCCGTGCTCGCCGCGCTCGGATCGGACGTGGTGCGCGTCGAGGTCTCCGACCGCAAGGCGATGGCTGCGAAGTTCGAGGACCTCGCCGGGCAGGAGTTCGCCGGGGTCGTGTCGCTGGCCGGGCTGAGCGAGGCGCCGCCGGTCGGTGCTGTCCCGGCCGGACTGCTCTACTCCGTCGAAGTCGTGCAGGCCCTGGGTGACGCCGGGATCGAGACCCCGGTCTGGCTGGTCACCCGTGGGGCGGTGGCGGTCGCGAACCCCGGTGAGGTGCTGCGTCCCGAGCAGGGCGCGTTGTGGGGCCTCGGCCGCTCGGCCGCGCTGGAGCTGCCGCGGCGCTGGGGTGGCCTGATCGACCTGCCCGAGCAGTTCGACGAGCGGGCCGCGCAGCGGTTCACCAGCGCGCTGACCAGCGAAGAGGACCAGGTGGCCGTGCGGTCCGGTGGGGCGTTCGGGCGCCGCCTGGTGCACGCTCCCGCCACGGGCGCGCGGCCGGAGGACTGGCGCCTGCGTGGCACGGTCCTGATCACCGGCGGCACCGGTGGCCTCGGCGGGCAGGTCGCCCGGTGGGCGGTGGCCAGCGGCGCCGAGCACGTGGTGCTCACCAGCCGTCGCGGGCCGGACGCGCCGGGCGCCGCGGAACTGCGGGCCGAGCTGGAAAACCAGGGCGCGCGGGTGACCGTCGCCGCCTGCGACGCGGCCGACCGGGAAGCCCTGCGCGCGCTGCTGGACGGCCTGGAGCTGAACGCCGTCGTGCACGCGGCGGGTGTGGGTGTCGGAGACGCGCCGATCGGCTCGGTCACCGCCGAGCAGTTGGACGGCATGCTGCGGTCGAAGCTGGCCGCCGCCTGGAACCTCCATGAACTCACCGGCGAGCTGGACGCGTTCGTGTTGTTCTCCTCGGGCGCGGGCAGCTGGGGCAGCGGTGGCCAGCCCGGTTACGCGGCGGGCAACGCCTTCCTGGACGCGCTGGCGACGCACCGCCGCGGTCAAGGCCTGGTGGCGACCTCGATCGCCTGGGGTTCCTGGGCCGACGCCGGACTCGGCGCGGACAACCCGGAGATGGCCGAGCACATGCGCCGCATCGGGGTGCACCCGATGGAACCGCGCTTGGCGCTGGTGGCGATGCAGCAGGCGCTGGAGGACGGCGAAACCCTGCTGACGGTGACGAACACGGACTGGCAGCGGTTCGCACCCAGCTTCACCGCGACCCGGCCGAGCCCGCTGCTCTCGGACCTGCCGGAAGTGACCGTCGAGCCGGAGCCCGTCGAGGAACCGGAACTGTGGCAGCGGCTGGCGGACCTGCCGGAGGCCGACCGCGGCCGCGTGCTGCTCGACCTGGTGCGTGCGGAAGCGGCGGCGGTGCTCGGACACGCCCGTCCACAAGCGATCCCGGCGGACAAGGTGTTCCGCGAGCAGGGTTTCGACTCGGTGACCGCGGTGGAGATGCGCGAGCGCCTGCGGGTGAAGTCGGGCATCTCACTGCCCGCGGCGCTGGTGTTCGACTACCCGACCCCGCGGGCGGTGGCCGCCTACCTGGCCGAGAACCTGGTGACCGAGCGGCCGCGCGGCTCGGCGGCCAGCGAACTGGACCGGTTCGAGGCGGCGCTGTGGGCCGAGGACGCCGACAGCGGGGCCATCGGCGAGCGGCTGGAGGCGATCCTGCAGCGGCTGCGCGGATCCGCCCCGGCACGACCGTCCGAAGAGGACATCAACTCGGTCCCGGTGGACCGGCTACTCGACATCATCGACGGGGAACTCTCCGACCTCTCGTGA